From a region of the Listeria monocytogenes ATCC 19117 genome:
- a CDS encoding CocE/NonD family hydrolase, with protein sequence MKHNQLIIETDVPAEMRDGVTLYADIYRPADAGEYPVLLTRLPYSKSYGLHFIRPNILAEQGYVVIVQDVRGRYTSEGDFVPYIAEVDDGYDTIEWAANLPYANGNVGMFGLSYYGYTQILAAISGNKHLKAIAPIMAQNSMTDVFNDHDGALELGMWETWNLESMLPNMLARTYKTQDELEAAVSLLMKNLDNLDALYQFKPYKDWPAIGQNEMPYFSELLNYEPTHNHWQKIDAKSNYDKIKVPGLHVAGWYDCFLDKTIANFQNGHLRGLGDKLIIGPWTHANFTQMIGDRDFGMAATKWGEANMHARHIEWFNHWLKKEPLPASAPVNYFVMGLNDWKTAENWPPQNANMTPLYFKNEKVSAEFTPPTTSSEAKFSYDPENPVPSNGGGTLHKALHADGPRDQQQIELREDVLCYSTEPLKEAIEVTGPIQVKLWAKSDAPNTDFTAKLVDVFPDGTAFNLADGIIRAAKQHGDNVQNNINEYTIDLWATSNLFQKGHQIRVEISSSNFPRFDPNPNTGDNFINSTESQIANQTIYHSSEFPSHILLPIVR encoded by the coding sequence GTGAAACATAATCAATTAATTATTGAAACGGATGTCCCAGCTGAAATGCGCGATGGTGTAACGCTTTACGCAGATATATATCGTCCAGCAGACGCGGGGGAATATCCAGTTTTACTTACAAGGTTACCTTATAGTAAATCATACGGGCTTCACTTTATTCGTCCTAATATTTTGGCGGAGCAAGGTTATGTTGTTATTGTTCAAGATGTTCGTGGCAGATATACGTCAGAAGGAGATTTTGTTCCATACATAGCAGAAGTTGACGATGGATATGATACGATTGAGTGGGCTGCGAACCTGCCTTATGCTAACGGAAATGTCGGCATGTTTGGTTTATCTTATTATGGTTATACGCAAATTTTAGCCGCAATTAGCGGGAACAAACATTTGAAAGCCATTGCTCCAATTATGGCTCAAAATAGCATGACAGATGTTTTTAATGACCACGACGGCGCTTTAGAACTTGGAATGTGGGAAACTTGGAATCTAGAGTCCATGCTTCCAAACATGCTAGCCCGTACTTATAAAACGCAAGATGAATTAGAAGCAGCAGTGAGCCTATTAATGAAAAATCTAGACAATTTAGACGCACTTTATCAATTTAAACCTTATAAAGACTGGCCAGCAATCGGTCAAAATGAAATGCCTTACTTCTCTGAGTTATTAAATTATGAACCAACACATAACCATTGGCAAAAAATCGATGCAAAAAGCAATTATGATAAAATTAAAGTGCCAGGTCTCCATGTAGCAGGCTGGTATGACTGCTTTTTAGATAAAACAATCGCTAATTTTCAAAATGGTCACTTGCGAGGTCTTGGAGATAAGCTCATCATTGGTCCATGGACGCATGCTAATTTCACTCAGATGATTGGCGACCGTGATTTTGGAATGGCGGCCACTAAATGGGGAGAGGCGAATATGCATGCTAGACATATAGAATGGTTCAATCATTGGCTGAAAAAAGAGCCTTTACCAGCATCAGCGCCTGTTAATTATTTTGTGATGGGGTTAAATGACTGGAAAACAGCTGAAAACTGGCCTCCTCAAAATGCAAATATGACACCATTATATTTTAAAAATGAAAAAGTGAGCGCAGAATTCACACCTCCTACAACATCTTCAGAAGCAAAATTTAGCTATGATCCAGAAAATCCAGTACCATCAAACGGTGGAGGGACCTTACATAAGGCACTACATGCAGATGGACCTCGTGACCAACAACAAATTGAACTTCGTGAAGACGTTCTTTGCTACTCAACGGAGCCACTAAAAGAAGCAATCGAAGTTACCGGACCAATTCAAGTGAAACTCTGGGCCAAATCAGATGCACCTAACACGGATTTTACAGCGAAATTAGTGGATGTATTTCCAGATGGAACGGCTTTTAACTTAGCAGATGGCATCATCCGGGCGGCCAAGCAACATGGCGACAATGTGCAAAATAATATTAATGAATACACTATCGACCTTTGGGCAACAAGTAATTTATTCCAAAAAGGTCATCAAATCCGCGTTGAAATATCTTCTAGTAATTTTCCGAGATTTGATCCAAACCCAAATACAGGCGATAACTTTATTAATTCCACTGAAAGCCAAATCGCCAACCAGACGATTTATCATAGTTCTGAATTTCCATCACATATTCTTCTGCCAATCGTTCGCTAG
- a CDS encoding DNA topoisomerase III, which produces MTKTLVLAEKPSVGKDIGRVLGAKQGKNGYLEGGKYVVTWALGHLVTLADPERYDSKYKNWNMEDLPMLPEKMKLEPIKQTRKQYETVKKLMNRTDITTIVIATDAGREGELVARWIIDYAKIKKPLKRLWISSVTDKAIREGFEHLKPGKAYENLYHSAVARSEADWVVGINATRALTTKYNAQLSCGRVQTPTLAMIQHREEEIRNFKPREYYGITALTEQESFTWNNGQTFDKALAEKLVKSLQGENAVITDVSMKEKKNFSPGLYDLTELQRDANNRYDFSAKETLNIMQTLYERHKVLTYPRTDSRFISTDIVPTLKERLAACGVGENAKAARQISGKPIKANKSFVDNSKVSDHHAIIPTEQPVSLGDLSDKERKIYDLVVKRFLAVLSDPYIYEETSVKAKIGQEEFTLKGKVVKSLGWKSIYGESREPDQLTKMKKGDTIPVKRINLETGKTKPPARFNEATLLSAMENPSKYMETTNKALAKTLGETGGLGTVATRADIIEKLFNSFSLEKQGKDIHITSKGRQLLELVPEDLKSPELTARWEQKLSKIAKGELDYRKFTEEMRDYAKKAVTEIKQNDKKFRHDNITSQKCPDCGKPMLKVKGKRGTMLVCQDRECGHRESVSRTTNARCPNCHKRMEMRGEGDKQIFVCVCGHREKLSAFQQRRDKQKNKNVSKTDVAKFMKKQNKQEDEPFNNPMAEALAKLKLDK; this is translated from the coding sequence ATGACAAAAACATTAGTACTGGCAGAGAAACCGTCTGTCGGTAAAGATATCGGCCGGGTACTCGGGGCTAAACAAGGTAAGAACGGCTATTTAGAAGGTGGAAAATATGTAGTAACTTGGGCGCTTGGACACCTTGTAACACTAGCTGACCCTGAGCGCTACGATTCGAAGTATAAAAACTGGAATATGGAAGATTTACCAATGCTTCCAGAGAAAATGAAGCTAGAACCAATCAAGCAAACGAGAAAGCAATATGAAACGGTTAAGAAGTTAATGAACCGTACAGATATAACCACGATCGTTATTGCAACAGATGCAGGTAGAGAAGGAGAACTTGTAGCTCGCTGGATTATTGATTATGCGAAAATCAAGAAGCCTCTAAAAAGACTATGGATCTCCTCTGTAACGGATAAAGCGATACGTGAAGGCTTCGAACACTTAAAACCAGGGAAAGCTTATGAAAATCTGTATCACTCTGCAGTCGCTCGTTCTGAAGCTGACTGGGTGGTAGGAATCAATGCTACGCGTGCGTTGACAACGAAATATAACGCACAACTTTCCTGTGGCCGAGTGCAAACGCCAACCCTTGCAATGATTCAACATCGTGAGGAAGAAATTCGTAATTTTAAACCACGTGAGTACTATGGAATTACCGCGCTAACCGAACAAGAAAGTTTCACGTGGAACAATGGGCAAACTTTTGATAAAGCTTTAGCAGAAAAACTAGTAAAGTCTTTACAAGGGGAAAATGCGGTAATCACAGACGTTTCTATGAAAGAAAAGAAAAATTTCTCACCAGGTTTATATGATTTAACCGAATTACAACGCGATGCGAATAATAGATATGATTTTTCGGCGAAAGAAACGCTGAATATTATGCAAACATTATACGAGCGCCACAAAGTACTAACGTATCCACGAACAGATTCGCGCTTTATTTCAACAGACATTGTCCCAACACTAAAAGAACGTTTAGCGGCCTGCGGGGTGGGTGAAAATGCAAAAGCTGCTCGTCAAATCAGCGGAAAACCAATCAAAGCGAACAAATCATTTGTAGATAACAGCAAAGTGAGCGACCATCACGCAATTATTCCGACCGAGCAACCTGTTTCCCTCGGAGATTTAAGCGATAAAGAACGGAAAATTTATGACCTTGTCGTCAAACGCTTTTTAGCAGTGCTTTCAGACCCATATATTTATGAAGAAACCTCTGTTAAAGCTAAAATCGGCCAAGAAGAATTCACTTTAAAAGGTAAAGTTGTCAAATCCCTTGGTTGGAAAAGTATTTACGGAGAGTCGCGCGAACCAGATCAATTAACTAAAATGAAAAAAGGCGACACTATCCCAGTTAAACGAATCAATTTAGAGACGGGGAAAACAAAACCACCAGCGAGATTTAACGAGGCAACTTTACTTTCAGCTATGGAAAACCCATCTAAGTACATGGAAACAACGAACAAGGCGCTCGCCAAAACACTGGGTGAGACAGGTGGACTTGGAACAGTTGCAACTCGTGCAGACATCATTGAAAAACTTTTCAATAGCTTCTCCTTAGAAAAACAAGGCAAGGACATTCATATTACTTCCAAAGGACGCCAATTGCTAGAATTAGTGCCCGAAGATCTGAAATCCCCAGAACTAACGGCGCGTTGGGAACAAAAATTATCTAAAATCGCAAAAGGCGAACTAGATTATCGTAAATTCACTGAAGAAATGCGTGACTATGCGAAAAAAGCAGTAACTGAAATTAAACAAAACGATAAAAAATTCCGTCACGATAACATTACTTCACAAAAATGCCCAGACTGCGGTAAGCCGATGCTAAAAGTGAAAGGCAAACGTGGTACGATGCTAGTTTGTCAGGACCGTGAATGCGGTCATCGTGAATCTGTTTCAAGAACGACGAATGCTCGTTGCCCTAATTGTCATAAACGAATGGAAATGCGCGGCGAAGGTGATAAACAAATTTTTGTATGTGTTTGTGGACACCGGGAGAAACTATCTGCCTTCCAACAACGTCGTGACAAACAGAAAAATAAAAATGTATCCAAAACAGATGTAGCTAAATTCATGAAAAAACAAAACAAGCAAGAAGATGAGCCGTTTAACAATCCTATGGCAGAAGCGCTTGCCAAATTAAAGCTAGATAAATAA
- the recQ gene encoding DNA helicase RecQ, protein MIEQARAILQQNFGYQDFRNGQVDVISKLCAGEDTLAIMPTGGGKSLCYQIPALLFDGLTIVVSPLISLMKDQVDALVSEGIAATFINSTLTNREIDIRLDAAFSGELKMLYIAPERIETPGFQRLIEQVPISLFAIDEAHCISQWGHDFRPSYLTLCDSLDKMTRRPLVIALTATATQAVSDDICRLLKIGADSVVKTGFSRDNLAFQVVKGQDKDKYLIDYLTKNVTESGIIYASTRKEVERLHTFLLKKGVESGMYHGGMTDLARKDWQEKFLYDDIRVIVATNAFGMGINKSNVRFVIHYNIPRNIEAYYQEAGRAGRDGVPSDCILLFSPQDSRIQQFLIEQSEMDDERKQNEFAKLRQMTGYGYTEICLQKYIVQYFGDDEENCEKCSNCLDTREATDVTILAQQVFSCIKRMGERFGKVLIAKVLTGSADQKVKDWRFDELSTYGLMKDASQKDVLQLIDYLTAEKYLQPTDSQFPSLKLTDRAVSVLRGELKVERKQAKRAEKVKIDVNSDLFEKLREVRRELAAKHKVPPYIIFSDETLREMCAYMPQTEDALLEVKGIGAMKRDKYGAEFLAVLQQEASK, encoded by the coding sequence ATGATAGAGCAAGCAAGAGCTATTTTACAGCAAAACTTTGGTTATCAAGATTTTCGGAATGGACAAGTTGACGTCATTTCGAAACTTTGCGCGGGAGAAGATACGCTAGCAATCATGCCAACGGGCGGCGGGAAGTCACTTTGTTACCAAATCCCAGCACTTCTTTTTGACGGTTTGACCATTGTTGTTTCTCCACTAATTTCACTTATGAAGGATCAGGTAGATGCGCTAGTCTCAGAGGGGATTGCAGCTACTTTTATTAATAGTACACTGACTAATAGAGAAATAGATATTCGACTGGATGCTGCATTTTCAGGTGAGTTAAAGATGCTTTACATTGCTCCAGAACGCATTGAAACGCCAGGTTTTCAGCGTTTAATTGAGCAGGTACCTATTTCATTATTTGCGATAGATGAGGCGCACTGTATTTCGCAGTGGGGTCATGATTTTCGTCCTAGCTACCTGACGCTGTGCGATAGTTTGGATAAAATGACCAGACGTCCGCTCGTTATCGCGCTTACTGCGACAGCGACGCAGGCTGTTTCAGACGATATTTGCCGATTGCTAAAAATAGGAGCAGATTCAGTCGTTAAAACTGGATTTTCCAGAGATAATTTGGCTTTTCAAGTAGTGAAAGGGCAAGATAAAGATAAGTATTTGATTGATTATTTAACAAAAAATGTAACGGAATCCGGAATTATTTATGCTTCGACTCGGAAAGAAGTAGAGCGGCTGCACACTTTCTTGCTAAAAAAAGGTGTTGAATCTGGTATGTATCATGGCGGAATGACCGATTTAGCACGGAAAGACTGGCAAGAGAAGTTTCTATATGATGATATTCGAGTGATTGTGGCGACGAACGCGTTTGGAATGGGAATTAATAAATCTAATGTGCGTTTTGTTATTCATTATAATATTCCGCGCAATATTGAAGCGTACTATCAAGAGGCGGGTCGTGCTGGGCGAGACGGGGTTCCAAGTGATTGTATCTTGTTGTTTTCCCCGCAAGATAGCCGCATCCAGCAGTTTTTAATTGAACAATCCGAAATGGACGATGAGCGCAAACAAAATGAATTCGCCAAGCTACGCCAAATGACAGGGTATGGTTATACGGAAATTTGTTTACAGAAATACATCGTGCAGTATTTTGGAGACGACGAGGAAAACTGCGAGAAATGTAGTAATTGCTTAGATACAAGGGAAGCCACGGACGTTACAATTTTAGCGCAACAAGTTTTTTCTTGTATAAAAAGAATGGGTGAGCGTTTTGGGAAAGTATTAATTGCCAAGGTTTTGACAGGTTCTGCTGACCAGAAAGTGAAAGATTGGCGCTTTGACGAACTCAGTACTTATGGATTGATGAAAGATGCTTCCCAAAAAGATGTGTTACAACTAATTGATTACCTTACAGCAGAAAAATATTTACAACCAACTGATAGCCAATTTCCTTCCTTAAAACTGACGGATAGAGCCGTTTCGGTTTTACGAGGCGAGCTAAAAGTGGAAAGAAAACAAGCGAAACGGGCTGAAAAAGTTAAAATAGATGTAAATAGTGACCTTTTCGAGAAGTTGCGGGAAGTGCGGCGGGAACTGGCAGCAAAACACAAGGTGCCGCCATATATCATTTTTTCAGATGAAACGTTACGTGAAATGTGTGCATATATGCCGCAAACGGAAGATGCACTGCTTGAAGTCAAAGGCATTGGTGCGATGAAACGCGATAAATATGGTGCAGAATTCTTGGCTGTACTGCAACAAGAGGCATCGAAATAA